A DNA window from Theobroma cacao cultivar B97-61/B2 chromosome 5, Criollo_cocoa_genome_V2, whole genome shotgun sequence contains the following coding sequences:
- the LOC18600377 gene encoding long chain acyl-CoA synthetase 7, peroxisomal: protein MEMESPAERRLYAIHSHLLPSSNAEDDSFLRRNHTSSSHFFHGQKYGVVLPEKLQSGKWNVYRSVRSPMKLVSRFADHPEIGTLHDNFVHAVETYKDYKYLGTRIRVDGTVGEYKWMTFGEAATAREAIGSGLRCYGIEQGACVGLYFINRPEWLVVDHACAAYSYTSVPLYDTLGPDAVNYVVNHSGIQAIFCVPQTLNTLLSFISQIPSVRLIVVVGGADEHLPSLPLTSGVKLISYLKLLGQGRSNLQPFCPPKPEDVATICYTSGTTGTPKGVVLTHGNLIANVAGFCRAIKFYPSDIYISYLPLAHIYERTNQIISVYYGVGIGFYQGDNLKLMDDLAALRPTIFCSVPRLYNRIYAGITNAVKTSGVLKERLFRAAYNSKKQAIMNGRNASPIWDRLVFNKIREKLGGRVRFMGSGASPLSPDVMDFLRVCFGCLVVEGYGMTETSCIITLMDEGDNLSGHVGSPNSACEIKLVDVPEMNYTSEDEPYPRGEICVRGPIVFQGYYKDEIQTREVVDDDGWLHTGDIGLWLPGGRLKIIDRKKNIFKLAQGEYIAPEKVENVYAKCKFVLQCFIYGDSLNSSLVAVVAVEPDVLRNWAASEGIQYEDLAQLCNDPRARNAVLAEMDDVGREAQLKGFEFAKALTLVPEPFTVENGLLTPTFKIKRPQAKAYFAKAISNMYAELSVSDPTPQKMS, encoded by the exons ATGGAAATGGAATCTCCAGCTGAACGCCGCCTCTACGCCATCCACTCTCACCTCCTCCCTTCCTCCAACGCCGAGGATGACTCCTTTCTCCGCCGTAACCACACCTCCTCTTCACACTTCTTTCACG gTCAAAAATACGGTGTAGTCCTCCCGGAGAAATTGCAAAGTggaaaatggaatgtttataG ATCAGTTCGTTCTCCGATGAAGCTTGTGAGTAGGTTTGCTGATCATCCTGAAATCGGGACGTTGCATGATAACTTTGT ACATGCTGTTGAGACTTATAAAGATTACAAGTACTTAGGAACGCGAATTCGGGTGGATGGAACAGTTGGGGA GTATAAATGGATGACATTTGGAGAAGCAGCTACAGCTCGAGAGGCAATTGGTTCTGGCCTAAGGTGTTATGGGATAGAACAA GGAGCTTGTGTTGgactttattttataaatagaCCCGAGTGGCTGGTGGTTGATCATGCTTGTGCAGCATATTCATATACTTCAGTTCCTTTATATGATACTTTAG GTCCTGATGCAGTTAATTATGTTGTGAATCATTCAGGCATACAGGCTATTTTTTGTGTACCACAAACTTTGAACACT TTGTTGAGCTTCATATCTCAGATTCCATCTGTACGTCTTATAGTG GTGGTTGGAGGAGCTGATGAACATTTACCTTCACTTCCCTTGACATCTGGTGTGAAGCTTATATCATATCTAAAATTACTTGGTCAG GGCCGCAGTAACTTGCAGCCATTTTGCCCTCCTAAGCCTGAAGATGTTGCGACAATATGCTACACTAGTGGTACTACTGGAACACCGAAG GGAGTTGTCTTGACACATGGAAATTTAATTGCAAATGTTGCTGGTTTCTGCCGAGCTATAAAATTTTATCCCTCTGACAT TTATATATCCTATCTTCCTTTGGCTCACATTTATGAACGAACAAACCAAATCATCTCAGTTTACTATGGTGTTGGAATTGGCTTCTACCAGGGG GACAATTTGAAACTGATGGATGATTTGGCTGCTCTTAGACCAACGATATTTTGCAGTGTGCCTCGATTATATAATCGAATTTATGCTGG AATCACCAATGCTGTCAAGACTTCTGGCGTTCTAAAGGAGAGGCTATTTAGAGCTGCCTACAATTCCAAGAAGCAAGCCATCATGAATG GAAGGAATGCATCGCCAATTTGGGATAGATTGGTCTTTAATAAAATAAGGGAAAAGCTTGGAGGACGAGTACGTTTTATGGGATCAGGTGCTTCCCCTCTGTCTCCTGATGTAATGGACTTCTTGAGAGT GTGCTTTGGCTGTCTAGTAGTTGAGGGGTATGGCATGACGGAGACTTCTTGTATAATAACCTTGATGGATGAAGGGGACAACTTATCAGGTCATGTTGGGTCTCCAAATTCTGCCTGTG aaATAAAACTTGTCGATGTTCCTGAAATGAATTACACCTCTGAGGATGAGCCATATCCTCGTGGGGAAATTTGTGTGAGAGGTCCTATTGTTTTTCAAGGCTACTACAAGGATGAAATCCAAAC GAGAGAAGTAGTTGATGATGATGGTTGGCTACATACAGGAGACATTGGTTTGTGGCTGCCAGGAGGGCGTCTCAAGATTATTGATAg GAAAAAGAACATATTTAAGTTGGCGCAGGGTGAATACATAGCACCTGAGAAGGTTGAGAATGTATATGCGAAATGCAAATTTGTTTTGCAGTGTTTTATATACG GTGATAGTTTGAATTCATCTTTAGTAGCGGTAGTTGCAGTGGAACCTGATGTGTTGAGAAATTGGGCTGCATCTGAGGGCATCCAG TATGAGGATTTAGCACAACTGTGCAATGATCCGAGAGCAAGGAATGCTGTCCTTGCTGAGATGGATGACGTCGGAAGGGAAGCACAG TTAAAAGGCTTTGAATTTGCAAAAGCTCTAACTTTGGTACCAGAACCATTCACCGTCGAGAATGGCCTTCTCACTCCAACATTCAAG ATCAAGCGGCCTCAAGCAAAGGCGTACTTCGCAAAAGCCATATCAAACATGTATGCTGAGCTTTCGGTATCTGATCCGACACCACAGAAAATGTCATGA